In Helianthus annuus cultivar XRQ/B chromosome 8, HanXRQr2.0-SUNRISE, whole genome shotgun sequence, a single genomic region encodes these proteins:
- the LOC110873506 gene encoding uncharacterized protein LOC110873506 has translation MAKDREAIVDIESNQSECQEDLGNEQVTDDKSVKNMLRSLGLTLSFNGLDDAENSSDIESLVNNKLEGEKRENMPLIGKTHSKEKQKVKNSKRASKPPRPRKGPSLSTSDLRLVKEISEMVMKKRARIERLKSLKKARSARLQTAPPPSSSASSYMSIFAMMITVLFLIVIILQGFGFGSGTRTGLGSGQFDSKIPK, from the exons CGAAAGATAGAGAAGCCATCGTTGACATCGAGAGCAACCAAAGCGAATGCCAAGAGGACCTGGGAAACGAGCAGGTGACAGATGACAAAAGTGTCAAGAACATGCTTAGATCACTAGGTTTAACCTTGAGTTTCAACGGGTTGGATGATGCTGAAAACAGCAGCGACATAGAATCGTTAGTTAACAATAAACTCGAAGGCGAAAAGAGGGAAAATATGCCACTTATAGGGAAGACACactcaaaagaaaaacaaaaggtTAAAAACTCAAAAAGGGCTTCTAAACCGCCCCGGCCCCGTAAAGGTCCATCTTTGAGTACAAGCGATTTGCGATTGGTTAAAGAGATTTCCGAGATGGTTATGAAGAAACGTGCAAGGATTGAACGGCTAAAATCTTTGAAGAAAGCGAGATCAGCTCGACTACAAACAGCACCTCCACCgtcatcatcagcatcatcataCATGAGTATTTTTGCTATGATGATCACTGTTCTCTTTCTCATTGTGATAATCCTCCAAG GTTTTGGTTTTGGTTCGGGTACAAGAACTGGTCTAGGCTCAGGCCAGTTTGACTCCAAGATCCCCAAGTAG